In a genomic window of Bacteroidota bacterium:
- a CDS encoding cytochrome c peroxidase, with translation MEKNKFNVLLTILGVLLSTIFLLSSCNDNGDEPNPEPTGPTAYEFPTPAYFPTNLNIPDDNPTTVEGVKLGRYLYYDGRIAGRTDCDSMISCSKCHVQEKGFVSSDPNGKGIGVMGFGPGTTVMPHVNFLYRIPSHFGWNGSVSSIEEDATAVFLLENEFATTHERAIKMLESIDIYPPMFKAAFGTEEITIERISKAIAQFMRTLISYNSKFDKWLRHEIPSLSPAESRGFEFLMSEKADCFHCHGQFALLSTYEFSNNAKDSVFVGLDDRFSITGDPMDKGAFLTPTLRNVELRNSFMHDGRFKTLREVVDFYSEELVNSPYVDPLMEWIYYGGTHLTELEKDDLIAFLKTLTDYEFISNPNFSKPADLDTGCK, from the coding sequence ATGGAAAAAAATAAATTTAATGTTTTATTGACAATACTTGGAGTTTTACTTTCAACTATATTTTTATTAAGCTCGTGTAATGATAATGGAGATGAGCCCAATCCTGAACCGACTGGACCGACAGCTTACGAATTTCCAACACCTGCTTATTTTCCTACAAACTTAAATATTCCTGATGATAATCCTACTACTGTGGAGGGTGTTAAATTAGGAAGATATCTTTATTATGATGGAAGGATAGCAGGAAGAACAGATTGTGATTCAATGATTTCTTGTTCTAAATGTCATGTACAAGAAAAAGGATTTGTTTCATCAGATCCTAATGGAAAAGGAATTGGAGTAATGGGATTTGGACCGGGTACAACAGTTATGCCCCATGTTAATTTTCTTTACAGAATTCCAAGTCATTTTGGTTGGAATGGGTCTGTTTCATCAATTGAAGAAGATGCTACAGCAGTATTTTTGTTAGAAAATGAATTTGCTACTACACATGAAAGAGCTATCAAAATGCTTGAAAGTATTGACATCTATCCGCCAATGTTTAAGGCGGCTTTTGGTACAGAAGAAATTACTATTGAAAGAATTTCAAAAGCTATTGCTCAATTTATGAGAACACTAATTTCATATAATTCAAAATTTGATAAATGGTTAAGACATGAAATACCATCTTTATCTCCTGCAGAATCAAGAGGTTTTGAATTTTTAATGTCCGAAAAGGCTGACTGTTTTCATTGTCATGGACAATTTGCACTTTTATCAACTTATGAATTTTCAAATAATGCTAAAGATTCTGTTTTTGTAGGTTTAGATGATAGATTTTCAATAACAGGAGACCCAATGGACAAAGGTGCATTCTTAACTCCTACTTTACGAAATGTTGAACTAAGAAATTCGTTTATGCATGATGGTAGATTTAAAACACTTAGAGAGGTTGTTGATTTTTACAGTGAAGAACTTGTTAATTCACCTTATGTTGACCCTTTAATGGAATGGATTTATTATGGTGGCACTCATCTAACTGAATTAGAAAAAGATGATTTAATAGCTTTTCTTAAAACACTTACTGATTATGAATTTATTAGTAATCCAAATTTTAGTAAACCTGCAGATCTTGATACAGGTTGCAAATAA
- a CDS encoding sulfotransferase, protein MAKKANFFIIGAAKGGTTSLFKYLEQHPDIYFSPIKEPNYFSDDILVEKFSSTYKKNNFLDTDSYFSKNKLEEIHLSFVRKKLQYERLFKNVKRETAIGECSTSYLFSKNAATNIFTYNPNAKIIAILRNPIDRAYSHYLMALRFGYTKLPFREAVEKDLNSTKKAWGISELFVELGQYHLQLKRYFDVFPKRNIQILFFEDLKTDEEKTIKSIFDFLELKNLNIDTSESFNARKVPKFKFLNEFLTKSGIKKMIQNIFSDKSLTKLDKYYFSNNDIPKINKKDKEFLLDIFRDDIQRTSELLGRELGGWMK, encoded by the coding sequence ATGGCTAAAAAGGCAAATTTTTTTATAATAGGAGCTGCAAAAGGGGGAACAACATCGCTGTTTAAATATCTTGAACAACATCCTGATATTTATTTTAGCCCAATAAAAGAACCTAATTATTTTTCGGATGATATCTTAGTTGAAAAGTTTAGTTCTACCTATAAAAAAAATAATTTTCTTGATACTGATTCATATTTTTCTAAAAATAAATTGGAAGAAATACACTTGTCATTTGTAAGGAAAAAATTGCAATACGAAAGATTATTTAAAAATGTAAAAAGGGAAACTGCAATAGGTGAATGTAGTACTTCATATTTATTTTCAAAGAATGCAGCAACTAATATTTTTACTTATAACCCTAATGCAAAAATTATTGCAATTTTAAGAAATCCTATAGACAGAGCATACTCTCATTACCTTATGGCATTACGTTTTGGATATACAAAACTTCCTTTTAGGGAAGCGGTTGAAAAAGATTTGAACTCAACAAAAAAGGCTTGGGGTATTTCCGAACTTTTTGTTGAACTCGGGCAATATCATTTGCAGTTAAAAAGATATTTTGATGTTTTTCCAAAAAGGAATATTCAAATTTTATTTTTTGAAGACCTGAAAACAGATGAGGAAAAAACAATAAAAAGTATCTTTGATTTCCTTGAGCTTAAAAATTTAAATATTGATACTTCCGAGAGTTTTAATGCACGCAAAGTTCCTAAATTCAAGTTTCTCAATGAATTTTTAACAAAATCGGGAATTAAAAAAATGATTCAGAATATTTTTTCTGATAAATCTTTGACAAAACTCGATAAATATTACTTTTCGAATAATGACATACCGAAAATTAATAAAAAGGATAAAGAATTTTTACTTGACATTTTCAGGGATGATATTCAGAGAACTTCTGAATTGTTAGGTAGGGAGCTTGGTGGGTGGATGAAGTGA
- a CDS encoding cytochrome c peroxidase has product MKKYKILYTILIVVSFSIVLFSSCKEDPPDIPDKGPTAYKFPTPKFFPTDLNIPDDNPTTVEGVKLGRYLFYDGRMSGRTECDSQMSCATCHIQEKGFEVGFNNPDFVDGHPHGIPDAQYPNGKLTPHYPLPLVNLVYNHNGYLWNGLVSENNTMLGLAAYGVPAEEQYHLKNIESLVWMGIVAQHEMNGSIQQTVDMIASIDIYPPMFKDAFGTEEITYDRISKALAQYIRTIISYRTKFHKWLRHEQGVTLEPDEMRGFEWLMSEKADCFHCHGQTALLTTNEFYNNAKDSCFTGPCQDPRDRYGVTKDEMDRGAYKATSLINCELYGPYMHDGRFKTLREVVDFYSDHLVNSPYVDPLMEWIYYGGTHLTELEKDDLIAFLGTLTDHDLLNDPQYSKPADLDTGCN; this is encoded by the coding sequence ATGAAAAAGTACAAAATTTTATATACAATATTAATTGTAGTATCCTTCTCTATTGTTTTATTTTCAAGCTGTAAAGAAGATCCTCCGGATATTCCTGATAAAGGACCTACAGCTTATAAATTTCCTACACCTAAATTTTTTCCTACAGATTTGAATATTCCTGATGATAATCCTACAACAGTAGAAGGTGTTAAATTAGGAAGATACTTATTTTATGATGGTAGAATGTCTGGCAGAACTGAATGTGATTCACAAATGAGTTGTGCTACATGCCATATTCAAGAAAAAGGATTTGAAGTTGGATTTAATAATCCTGATTTTGTTGATGGACATCCTCACGGAATACCTGATGCTCAATATCCTAATGGGAAACTTACACCTCATTACCCACTTCCGCTTGTAAACCTTGTTTATAATCATAATGGTTACTTATGGAATGGACTTGTAAGTGAAAATAATACAATGCTTGGTTTGGCAGCTTATGGAGTTCCTGCAGAAGAACAATATCATCTCAAAAACATAGAATCTCTTGTTTGGATGGGAATAGTTGCACAACATGAAATGAATGGTTCAATACAACAAACCGTGGATATGATTGCAAGTATTGATATATATCCACCAATGTTTAAAGATGCATTTGGTACCGAAGAAATTACTTATGATAGAATATCAAAAGCCCTTGCACAATATATAAGGACTATTATTTCGTACAGAACAAAGTTTCATAAATGGCTAAGGCATGAGCAAGGTGTTACTCTTGAACCTGATGAAATGAGAGGATTTGAATGGTTAATGTCCGAAAAAGCAGATTGCTTTCATTGTCATGGTCAAACAGCATTACTTACAACAAATGAATTTTATAACAATGCAAAAGATTCTTGTTTTACAGGACCTTGCCAAGATCCAAGAGACAGATACGGTGTTACAAAAGACGAAATGGACAGAGGTGCTTATAAAGCAACATCACTTATAAATTGTGAACTTTACGGACCATATATGCATGACGGTAGGTTTAAAACACTTAGGGAGGTTGTTGATTTTTATAGTGATCATCTTGTTAATTCACCTTATGTTGACCCACTAATGGAATGGATTTATTATGGTGGTACTCATTTAACGGAATTAGAAAAAGATGACCTTATTGCTTTTCTTGGGACTCTCACTGATCATGACTTACTAAATGACCCTCAGTATTCAAAACCTGCTGACTTGGATACGGGTTGTAATTAA
- a CDS encoding MbnP family protein, whose product MKKIYQILLVSLLFLGTLSFNACDDNPDPAEPYGKVVFKFEHKINGADIQFDKMVYKNDAGNDYEVSEIQWFISDVVLHKTNGDTQLLNGWTFYHYIDTDIPSTQTWDVPDKIGIGEYKSVSFIFGFRGEKNEPYMFVNHPLSAMYWPSHLGGDEGGFHYLKLNGFWLMESNNYRRGYQYHLGVGQKQDSNLVRIKDANGSYIFVQNWFEITLDNSSFTLAENGKKQITLRMNVENWFKNPNSYDFDYFGSETMEYQNALQAIKENGVDVFSVSDISDL is encoded by the coding sequence ATGAAAAAAATATATCAAATTTTACTAGTGAGCCTTCTTTTTTTAGGGACACTAAGTTTCAATGCTTGTGATGATAATCCTGATCCGGCAGAACCTTATGGAAAAGTTGTTTTCAAGTTTGAACACAAGATTAATGGTGCTGATATTCAGTTTGATAAAATGGTTTATAAAAATGATGCAGGAAACGATTATGAAGTTAGTGAAATTCAGTGGTTTATTTCTGATGTTGTTCTTCATAAAACTAATGGAGACACACAATTGCTCAATGGTTGGACTTTTTATCATTATATTGATACTGATATTCCTTCAACTCAAACATGGGATGTTCCTGACAAAATTGGTATTGGGGAATATAAATCAGTATCATTTATTTTTGGATTTAGAGGAGAAAAAAACGAACCCTATATGTTTGTAAATCATCCTCTTTCTGCGATGTATTGGCCTTCTCATCTTGGTGGTGATGAAGGTGGTTTCCACTACCTAAAACTTAATGGATTTTGGTTGATGGAATCAAATAATTACCGCAGAGGTTATCAGTATCATCTTGGGGTTGGACAAAAACAAGATTCTAACTTAGTAAGAATTAAAGATGCTAACGGCAGTTATATTTTTGTTCAAAATTGGTTTGAAATAACGCTTGACAATTCTTCGTTCACATTAGCTGAAAACGGCAAAAAGCAAATTACTTTAAGAATGAATGTTGAGAATTGGTTTAAAAATCCCAATTCTTATGATTTTGATTATTTTGGTAGTGAAACTATGGAATATCAAAATGCTTTACAAGCAATAAAAGAAAATGGTGTTGACGTTTTTTCTGTTAGTGATATTTCTGACCTTTAA
- a CDS encoding dCTP deaminase — MILSKNRILEEIEKKSILIEPFDKKCLGPNSYDIHLGRYLAVYNSHTLDSKEENVIEEITIPTDGYTLYPGKIYLGVTEEYTETLQHLPFLEGISSVARLGINVNPSSGKGNIGHCNTWTLDINVVQPVTVYPGMPIAQLFFFKTEGKTEEGYNKMKNAKYSSRSLKPVASKMWKNDW; from the coding sequence TTGATTTTATCAAAAAATAGAATACTGGAAGAAATTGAAAAAAAGAGCATTTTAATTGAACCTTTCGATAAAAAATGTCTTGGACCTAATTCTTATGACATTCATCTAGGTCGCTATCTTGCAGTTTACAACTCTCACACTCTTGATTCCAAAGAAGAAAATGTGATTGAAGAAATTACAATCCCTACTGACGGTTATACTTTATATCCGGGGAAAATTTATCTGGGAGTTACAGAAGAATACACAGAAACACTACAACACCTTCCTTTTTTAGAAGGCATTTCAAGTGTAGCAAGGCTTGGCATAAATGTAAATCCCTCATCAGGAAAAGGAAATATCGGACATTGTAATACATGGACTTTAGATATTAATGTTGTTCAGCCAGTAACCGTTTATCCGGGAATGCCTATTGCACAACTTTTCTTTTTTAAAACCGAAGGTAAAACGGAAGAAGGATATAATAAAATGAAAAATGCAAAATATAGTTCAAGGTCATTAAAACCTGTTGCTTCTAAAATGTGGAAAAATGATTGGTAA